A genomic segment from Polyangiaceae bacterium encodes:
- the lpxA gene encoding acyl-ACP--UDP-N-acetylglucosamine O-acyltransferase, which produces MSQIHQTAVVDGAAKLGDGVRIGPFCVVEGDVELGAGTELVSHVVIRAGARLGANNQVHPFSVIGGPPQDKSHTGRESWVQIGDDNVFRESCTVHGGTHKGDGTTRIGNSGLFMVGAHVAHDCDVGDRVILTNYVSLGGHVVVEHAAVLGGHVAVAPFCRIGRIVFAAGGAMIERSVPPFLTVAGDRARVRGVNSVGLRRNQVPEDSIRALRSAQRTLYAGGEPLRVAAERLRAEASDDFVRQLLTAILAET; this is translated from the coding sequence GTGTCCCAGATTCACCAGACCGCCGTGGTCGATGGCGCCGCGAAGCTCGGCGACGGCGTGCGCATCGGTCCGTTTTGTGTCGTCGAGGGCGACGTGGAGCTTGGCGCGGGCACCGAGCTCGTGAGCCACGTGGTGATCCGGGCTGGCGCGCGCCTCGGAGCAAACAACCAGGTGCATCCGTTCTCGGTGATCGGCGGGCCTCCCCAGGACAAGTCGCACACCGGGCGTGAGAGCTGGGTCCAGATTGGCGACGACAACGTCTTTCGCGAATCGTGCACGGTGCACGGCGGCACCCACAAGGGAGATGGGACGACGCGAATCGGAAACTCTGGCCTCTTCATGGTGGGCGCGCATGTCGCCCACGACTGCGACGTCGGCGATCGCGTGATCCTGACAAACTACGTGTCGCTCGGAGGACATGTGGTGGTGGAGCACGCGGCGGTGCTGGGTGGACACGTCGCCGTGGCGCCCTTCTGCCGCATTGGTCGCATCGTGTTCGCCGCCGGTGGCGCGATGATCGAGCGCAGCGTGCCTCCGTTTTTGACGGTGGCGGGTGACCGCGCGCGAGTGCGCGGCGTGAACAGCGTCGGGCTGCGTCGCAACCAGGTGCCGGAAGACAGCATCCGCGCTCTGCGCTCCGCTCAGCGCACGCTCTACGCCGGTGGCGAGCCGCTGAGGGTGGCGGCCGAGCGCCTGCGAGCAGAGGCGAGCGACGACTTCGTGCGCCAGCTGCTCACCGCGATCCTCGCGGAGACCTAG
- a CDS encoding DUF839 domain-containing protein, which produces MKKLSRRYFVAQGLAGFAGLVACSEADSSKGSGGGQSGSGGAGGHAGSGSAGGSGGAAGSGTGGTGGFAQGPELESLIGDIGPLGDADANGVRLPAGFTSRIVARSLKPPVASSDYVWHPAPDGGATYLLEDGGWIYVSNSEIPFNGGVSALRFDIQGNVVDAYRILEQSSVNCAGGPTPWGTWLSCEEIAKGAVWECYPRGDKPAEKRPALGVFKHEAVAVEPVNQHLYLTEDESDGRLYRYVPNSLTESGRADLSAGKLQVAKVDAQNQVTWLDVPDPEFSSATPTRSQVPDSTAFRGGEGIYHHNGVIYFSTKGDNRIWAYDVKSESIKVLYDAATHQTPILTGVDNVIVSASGDVLVAEDGGDMEVCAILPDGSIKALLQVEGHLESEITGLAFDPSGTRLYFSSQRGPSKNSDDGYTFEVSGPFHRAKT; this is translated from the coding sequence ATGAAAAAGCTCTCCCGTCGCTACTTCGTGGCTCAGGGACTCGCCGGCTTCGCCGGCCTCGTGGCGTGCAGCGAGGCGGATAGCTCTAAGGGGAGTGGCGGCGGGCAGTCCGGCAGCGGTGGCGCCGGTGGGCACGCCGGTAGTGGTAGCGCTGGCGGGAGCGGTGGAGCGGCTGGCAGTGGAACCGGGGGGACTGGCGGGTTCGCCCAAGGACCTGAACTCGAGTCGCTCATAGGCGACATCGGTCCCTTGGGCGACGCAGACGCAAACGGCGTGCGGTTACCCGCGGGCTTTACCTCGCGGATCGTCGCGAGGAGTCTCAAACCACCCGTTGCCTCGTCAGACTATGTCTGGCACCCCGCTCCCGACGGTGGCGCAACGTATCTCCTGGAGGACGGCGGCTGGATCTACGTGTCTAACTCGGAGATCCCGTTCAACGGCGGTGTGAGCGCGCTGCGCTTCGACATTCAGGGCAACGTGGTCGACGCGTATCGCATCCTCGAGCAGTCGTCGGTGAACTGCGCTGGTGGCCCGACACCGTGGGGGACGTGGTTGTCCTGTGAGGAGATCGCCAAGGGCGCGGTCTGGGAGTGCTATCCGCGCGGAGACAAACCAGCCGAGAAGCGACCGGCCCTTGGCGTGTTCAAGCATGAAGCCGTGGCGGTGGAGCCCGTCAATCAGCACCTCTACCTCACGGAAGATGAATCCGACGGACGGCTGTATCGCTACGTTCCGAACAGCCTCACCGAGAGCGGACGCGCAGACCTGAGTGCTGGCAAGCTCCAGGTCGCAAAGGTCGATGCACAGAACCAGGTCACGTGGCTCGACGTACCGGATCCTGAATTCAGCAGCGCAACCCCTACCCGCTCTCAGGTCCCCGACAGCACTGCGTTCAGGGGAGGCGAAGGGATCTATCACCACAACGGCGTGATCTACTTTTCCACCAAGGGCGACAACCGCATCTGGGCGTATGACGTCAAGAGCGAGAGCATTAAGGTGCTGTACGACGCGGCGACTCACCAGACCCCGATCCTGACTGGGGTCGACAACGTGATCGTCTCTGCGTCAGGCGACGTGCTCGTAGCGGAGGACGGCGGTGACATGGAAGTCTGCGCGATCCTCCCCGACGGCAGCATTAAGGCATTGCTTCAGGTAGAGGGTCACCTAGAGTCGGAGATCACCGGACTCGCCTTCGATCCCAGCGGCACCCGGCTTTACTTCAGCTCCCAGCGGGGACCTTCGAAGAACAGTGACGACGGATACACCTTCGAAGTCAGCGGGCCCTTCCACCGCGCGAAAACCTGA